The following are encoded in a window of uncultured Sphaerochaeta sp. genomic DNA:
- the era gene encoding GTPase Era, whose amino-acid sequence MKCATVAIIGRPSAGKSTLLNTICEMKVSITASTPQTTRNAIRGIYTDERGQLIFTDTPGFHLSGKTLNKRLQETALKTLEENDAVLYIIDAKRSAGEEEKALASHIAKLKTPVICVINKSDILKESELAEAQAFLEEMLPRKTVLGASAKLDEGVDEILIELFKHAPEGELLYPADAYTDQNLEFRISEIIREKAINLVTEEIPHAIYVEIADIEYSEENNTVWVRAFIVVERDTQKGIVVGKRGAGIAKIRKGAEPEIRDIFPGKKLRLDLRVKAQDKWRNNSIILDRILR is encoded by the coding sequence ATGAAATGTGCTACGGTTGCCATTATAGGCAGACCATCAGCTGGAAAGAGCACCCTGCTCAATACGATTTGTGAGATGAAGGTCTCCATTACCGCCAGTACCCCGCAGACAACCAGGAATGCGATCAGGGGTATCTATACCGACGAGAGGGGCCAGTTGATCTTCACCGATACACCTGGTTTCCACCTCAGTGGAAAAACGTTGAACAAGCGCCTGCAAGAGACTGCGCTGAAGACCCTCGAAGAGAACGATGCAGTACTCTATATCATTGATGCCAAGCGCAGTGCAGGAGAAGAGGAGAAAGCCCTCGCCAGCCATATTGCAAAACTGAAAACCCCGGTTATCTGTGTCATCAACAAGAGTGACATCCTCAAGGAAAGTGAATTGGCAGAAGCACAGGCATTCCTTGAAGAGATGTTGCCTAGAAAAACAGTACTGGGAGCCTCTGCAAAACTCGATGAAGGGGTGGATGAGATTCTCATTGAGCTGTTCAAGCATGCACCAGAGGGTGAATTACTCTACCCTGCCGATGCATATACCGACCAGAACCTCGAGTTCCGTATCAGTGAGATCATTAGAGAGAAGGCGATCAACTTGGTGACCGAGGAGATTCCCCACGCAATCTACGTCGAGATAGCCGACATTGAATACAGTGAGGAAAACAATACGGTTTGGGTGCGGGCATTCATCGTGGTCGAACGCGATACGCAGAAGGGTATTGTGGTAGGTAAGCGAGGAGCGGGCATCGCAAAAATCCGCAAAGGTGCAGAGCCTGAGATCCGCGATATCTTCCCCGGTAAGAAACTCCGTCTCGACCTCAGGGTCAAAGCCCAGGACAAGTGGAGAAACAACTCCATCATCCTGGACCGGATTCTCCGCTAG
- a CDS encoding flavodoxin family protein: MNVLMINTSPHENGCTNRALQEVSSVLKQWNIDSEILWIGKGSLHGCTDCGYCFKHGSCVFTDDSVNEAAVKAVKADALVLGSAVHYASAAGAGSAFLDRLFRVVSKQMALKPGAAVVSCRRGGASATFDQLNKYFTISQMPVVSSTYWNSVHGNTVEEVEQDLEGLQVMRYLGANLAWLLSCIEAGKETVKKPVPEKRIATNFIR, encoded by the coding sequence ATGAATGTTTTGATGATCAACACCAGTCCACACGAGAATGGTTGTACTAATCGCGCATTGCAAGAGGTTTCCTCTGTACTGAAACAGTGGAATATTGACAGTGAGATTCTCTGGATCGGAAAAGGTAGCCTACATGGATGCACTGACTGTGGTTACTGTTTTAAGCATGGTTCATGCGTGTTCACCGATGATTCGGTCAATGAAGCAGCAGTGAAAGCGGTGAAGGCTGACGCCCTTGTGCTGGGATCAGCGGTACACTACGCCTCTGCCGCCGGGGCTGGCAGCGCCTTCCTCGATAGGCTGTTCCGTGTTGTATCAAAGCAGATGGCGCTCAAGCCGGGGGCCGCTGTGGTCTCCTGCAGGCGGGGTGGGGCAAGCGCCACCTTCGACCAGTTGAACAAGTACTTCACCATCAGCCAGATGCCGGTGGTCTCCTCTACCTATTGGAACAGTGTTCATGGCAACACGGTCGAGGAAGTGGAGCAGGACTTGGAAGGACTGCAGGTCATGCGTTATCTGGGGGCAAACCTCGCTTGGTTGCTCTCCTGCATCGAAGCAGGAAAGGAAACCGTGAAGAAGCCTGTTCCAGAAAAACGCATAGCCACCAATTTTATTCGCTAG
- a CDS encoding septal ring lytic transglycosylase RlpA family protein, with amino-acid sequence MKRLIALLVVVLLCTGFLFAEEEEKLQPGTVIEKGIASWYTSDKSESLTANGEIFDPTSLSAAHKSLKFGTIVRVTNKDNGRSVDVRINDRGPYVDGRIIDLTPSSAEQIDMLDAGIANIELTLIFEPEIPESKYKRAGDTGWYQIQVGAYSSLLTAYAQYDRILNAGLKPYAEQLPESKAVRLTVRWIPAYQLQRTMQALSALGFSESNVLKKSEDNPYR; translated from the coding sequence ATGAAACGATTGATTGCTTTGCTAGTAGTGGTGCTTCTTTGTACAGGCTTCCTCTTTGCTGAAGAGGAAGAGAAGTTGCAGCCCGGTACGGTAATAGAAAAAGGGATAGCCTCCTGGTACACCAGTGACAAGAGCGAGAGTCTTACTGCCAATGGTGAAATATTCGATCCTACGAGCCTTTCGGCTGCCCATAAAAGCCTGAAATTCGGCACCATCGTCAGGGTGACCAACAAGGATAATGGGAGGAGTGTCGATGTCAGGATCAACGACAGGGGGCCGTATGTTGATGGAAGGATCATCGATCTGACCCCATCCTCTGCTGAGCAGATCGATATGCTCGATGCCGGTATTGCGAATATTGAGTTGACCCTTATCTTCGAGCCAGAGATTCCCGAGTCAAAGTACAAGAGGGCTGGTGATACCGGTTGGTACCAGATCCAGGTTGGCGCCTACTCTTCCCTGCTCACTGCCTATGCACAGTATGACCGTATACTCAATGCAGGGCTGAAACCTTATGCTGAGCAACTCCCGGAGAGCAAGGCAGTACGACTTACGGTCAGGTGGATTCCTGCCTATCAGTTACAGAGGACCATGCAGGCACTCTCAGCATTGGGCTTCTCCGAGAGCAATGTACTGAAGAAGAGTGAGGATAATCCGTACCGATAA
- a CDS encoding NAD(P)/FAD-dependent oxidoreductase, translating into MSQKLGTRFSDEKTNILGSISQFLTLFKHLQPMKEYSKRFKSQILQELFSTEIPEDWSLIALTLGLSQQPYQCAGYPVGGSLNLAKNIEREAKRLGATFRYNSTVERIVVEDGVAKGVTLRGGEHVEADYVISAADGHTTLFGMLEGKYLSKPYQKAYESYPLFPSSIMVALGLKGDYSNLPHNSSPYFKEPITLFDGSSHNRFNLNVYHYDPTLAPKGKTLITVMFNTWEGEKWQQLATEHPKQYEEEKSKLTKEVLARLEKIIGPLEDKVEMVDVSTPHSVIRYTGNWQGSFEGFAPTKATLSKSLPKTLPGLKHFAMIGQWTTPGGGLPTAAKDGLDIAKKLCKEHGKPFTSKLS; encoded by the coding sequence TTGAGCCAAAAATTGGGTACCAGATTCTCAGATGAAAAAACGAACATTCTTGGTTCCATCTCCCAATTTCTCACCCTGTTCAAGCACCTCCAACCAATGAAGGAGTACTCAAAGCGATTCAAGAGCCAGATACTGCAAGAGCTCTTCTCTACTGAGATTCCTGAGGATTGGTCATTGATAGCACTCACGTTAGGGCTCTCACAGCAACCATACCAATGCGCCGGTTATCCAGTTGGAGGTTCCCTGAACCTCGCCAAAAACATAGAGCGAGAAGCAAAGCGACTTGGAGCCACATTCAGATATAACAGCACGGTGGAGCGCATAGTAGTGGAGGATGGCGTTGCCAAAGGTGTGACCCTTCGTGGAGGAGAACACGTTGAAGCTGATTATGTGATCAGCGCAGCAGATGGCCATACCACGCTCTTTGGCATGCTTGAAGGGAAATACCTTTCCAAGCCTTACCAGAAGGCCTATGAAAGCTATCCTCTCTTCCCATCCAGCATCATGGTTGCCTTGGGCCTCAAGGGAGATTACTCTAACCTGCCTCATAACAGTTCTCCCTATTTCAAGGAACCGATCACATTGTTTGATGGAAGTAGTCATAATCGATTCAACCTAAACGTCTACCACTACGACCCAACCCTTGCCCCGAAGGGGAAGACACTCATCACCGTCATGTTCAACACCTGGGAAGGCGAGAAGTGGCAGCAGCTTGCAACGGAGCATCCAAAGCAGTACGAAGAGGAGAAGAGCAAGCTCACCAAAGAAGTGCTTGCACGACTCGAAAAGATTATCGGGCCGTTGGAAGACAAGGTTGAAATGGTTGACGTCTCAACACCTCACTCGGTCATTCGCTACACAGGGAACTGGCAGGGTAGCTTTGAAGGCTTTGCTCCCACGAAGGCAACACTCTCCAAAAGCCTCCCCAAGACGCTTCCAGGATTGAAGCACTTTGCGATGATCGGGCAGTGGACAACCCCCGGAGGTGGTCTTCCTACCGCCGCGAAGGATGGGCTGGATATAGCGAAGAAGCTCTGCAAAGAGCATGGAAAACCCTTTACCTCAAAACTATCCTAA
- the lysS gene encoding lysine--tRNA ligase, translating to MSEKNVSTHWADIYADKIIREKGEKEHYTCASGITPSGTVHIGNFREIISVELVVRALREKGKNVRFIYSWDDYDVFRKVPKNMPEPEMLSTYLRKPITLVPDTLGRAENYARGNEQDVERILPAVGVEPEYIYQAKRYRASEYAQGMRLALEKRDEIRAILDEFRTEPLEKDWWPISVFSNFTDKDTTTVLDWDGEWNITYRDDETGQTETVDLRTTSCAKLPWRLDWPMRWAHEQVDFEPAGKDHHSEGGSFDTSRKMVQVFGGEAPVSFQYDFISIKGRGGKISSSSGEVVSLYDVLEVYTPEVARYMFAGTRPNTEFAISFDLDVLKIYEDYDTCERIYFGLQEVNEKRKAKEKRIYELSQVKGVPSEPSYQIPFRHLCNLLQLHEGDIERAISTLDDMTDSQRDRLRVRCACAWNWITTFAPEDFKYRLSNERDPLVELTDQELAAVHALREVVKVMDQIEDKEYTTRLYDSAKDNGLDTGAFFKLIYRIMIGKDRGPKLGPFLQTCGKEKVLSILGRY from the coding sequence ATGAGCGAAAAGAACGTATCTACACATTGGGCGGATATATACGCCGACAAGATTATTCGTGAGAAAGGGGAAAAGGAGCACTATACCTGTGCTTCCGGCATTACCCCTTCTGGCACAGTCCATATAGGAAACTTCCGGGAGATCATCTCGGTTGAGCTGGTGGTGAGAGCCCTTCGAGAGAAAGGCAAAAACGTCCGCTTCATCTACAGCTGGGATGACTATGACGTATTCAGGAAGGTTCCCAAGAACATGCCTGAGCCAGAAATGCTTTCCACCTACCTCCGGAAACCCATTACCCTCGTTCCCGATACCCTTGGCCGGGCCGAGAACTATGCGCGTGGAAACGAGCAGGATGTAGAGCGCATCCTTCCCGCTGTTGGGGTTGAGCCTGAGTACATCTACCAGGCAAAGCGGTACCGCGCAAGTGAGTACGCCCAAGGAATGCGCCTTGCCCTTGAAAAGCGTGATGAGATCCGAGCCATCCTTGATGAGTTCAGGACTGAACCGTTGGAGAAGGATTGGTGGCCAATCTCTGTTTTCTCCAACTTCACCGACAAGGATACCACCACCGTGCTCGATTGGGACGGCGAGTGGAACATCACCTACCGGGATGATGAGACCGGCCAGACGGAAACCGTCGACCTCAGGACCACCAGCTGTGCAAAACTGCCATGGCGTCTTGACTGGCCGATGCGTTGGGCACATGAGCAGGTGGATTTTGAACCCGCAGGCAAGGACCACCACAGTGAAGGCGGTTCCTTCGACACCTCCCGCAAGATGGTCCAGGTATTTGGTGGGGAAGCACCTGTTTCCTTCCAGTACGACTTCATCAGCATCAAGGGACGGGGTGGAAAGATTTCCTCATCCAGTGGAGAAGTTGTCTCACTTTATGATGTCCTGGAAGTCTATACCCCTGAGGTTGCCCGCTACATGTTCGCCGGAACCCGGCCGAACACAGAGTTTGCCATCTCCTTCGACCTCGATGTCTTGAAGATTTATGAGGACTATGACACCTGTGAGAGAATCTATTTCGGCTTGCAGGAAGTGAATGAGAAGCGCAAGGCAAAAGAGAAGCGGATCTACGAACTCAGCCAGGTGAAGGGTGTTCCCTCCGAACCCAGCTACCAAATTCCCTTCCGCCACCTCTGCAACCTCTTGCAGCTCCATGAAGGGGACATTGAAAGGGCAATCTCGACCTTGGATGATATGACCGACAGCCAGAGGGACAGACTCAGGGTTCGCTGTGCATGCGCCTGGAACTGGATCACCACCTTTGCTCCGGAGGACTTCAAGTACCGCCTTTCCAATGAGAGAGACCCCTTGGTTGAGCTCACAGACCAGGAGCTTGCTGCTGTACATGCCTTAAGGGAGGTCGTGAAGGTCATGGACCAGATTGAGGACAAGGAGTACACCACTCGTCTCTATGACTCAGCAAAGGACAATGGCCTGGACACCGGTGCCTTCTTCAAGCTGATCTACCGCATCATGATCGGGAAAGACCGGGGACCAAAACTTGGGCCCTTCCTCCAGACCTGCGGCAAGGAGAAAGTCCTCTCAATTCTTGGGCGATACTAA